A genomic segment from Nodularia sphaerocarpa UHCC 0038 encodes:
- a CDS encoding phosphatidate cytidylyltransferase, translating to MPWSRIISGIVAIALALVATLLGDWYFTIAIAIVVFLGQEEYFNLVRARGIVPAAKTTIFVSQALLVICNVNETLADAVMPIAGTLICFYLLFQPKMATIADISASIMGLFYVGYLSSYWVRLRSLGSLAQSNLPFGGYWPTDWTDILQQKSFASLPQGFTLTVLTFLCIWAADIGAYVIGKFFGKTRLSDISPKKTVEGAVFGITASIVVAVAGAYYLDLPKFLFTGVALGLLIGIASLLGDLTESMLKRDAGVKDSGQLIPGHGGILDRTDSYIFTAPLVYYFVTLLLPLIADK from the coding sequence ATGCCTTGGTCTCGGATTATTAGTGGAATTGTCGCGATCGCCCTTGCTCTGGTTGCAACCCTTTTGGGTGACTGGTACTTTACCATCGCCATTGCGATCGTCGTATTTTTAGGTCAAGAAGAATATTTTAATTTGGTACGAGCTAGAGGTATCGTTCCTGCTGCTAAAACTACCATATTTGTCAGCCAAGCCTTACTCGTAATTTGTAACGTTAACGAAACTTTGGCTGATGCTGTAATGCCGATCGCTGGGACGTTGATTTGTTTTTATTTACTATTTCAGCCGAAAATGGCGACGATTGCCGATATTTCGGCTTCGATTATGGGACTCTTTTATGTAGGCTACTTATCAAGTTACTGGGTACGATTACGCTCCCTTGGTAGTTTAGCCCAGAGCAATCTTCCTTTTGGTGGTTACTGGCCTACAGATTGGACAGATATTTTACAGCAAAAAAGCTTTGCTTCTTTACCACAAGGTTTCACTTTGACAGTGTTGACTTTCTTGTGTATTTGGGCTGCTGACATTGGGGCTTACGTTATTGGTAAATTCTTCGGAAAAACCCGTTTGTCTGACATCAGTCCCAAAAAAACCGTTGAAGGTGCAGTTTTTGGCATCACCGCCAGCATTGTCGTAGCGGTAGCGGGAGCCTATTATCTGGATTTGCCAAAATTCCTATTCACTGGTGTAGCCTTGGGTTTACTGATTGGTATTGCCAGTCTTTTAGGTGATCTCACTGAGTCTATGCTCAAGCGTGATGCTGGGGTTAAGGATTCGGGACAGTTGATTCCCGGTCACGGTGGTATCTTAGACCGCACCGATAGTTATATCTTCACAGCACCCTTGGTTTACTATTTTGTGACACTTTTATTACCTTTAATAGCAGATAAGTAA
- a CDS encoding DUF2993 domain-containing protein, with product MPDKNSPVKNSHKIRIITNVLTTALKLWLKSQVSQVSQLEIETKAGDRQLLAGCIPWISISASDAVYQGLNITRIQLIAENIQVNIGSILKGQQLRLLETVPVVANLLIEEKDLNTSLSSELLSTALNDLVLRILPESRLPSSISWQKIILGNNEITLKAIISPVSEPTPLEIYLKLELIGGHELKLEKIQVMQNEIPLLEDEDSYNLDLGSDVDIQELTLTPGKLVCQGRINVNP from the coding sequence ATGCCTGATAAAAATTCCCCAGTTAAAAATTCACACAAAATCCGCATAATTACAAACGTGCTGACGACAGCGCTCAAGCTCTGGCTGAAATCACAAGTCAGCCAAGTATCGCAGTTGGAAATCGAGACTAAAGCAGGCGATCGCCAACTTCTGGCTGGCTGTATTCCGTGGATATCTATTTCTGCTAGTGATGCCGTTTATCAAGGCCTTAATATTACACGAATTCAACTCATAGCAGAAAATATTCAGGTGAATATCGGCTCCATACTCAAGGGGCAACAACTAAGACTATTAGAAACAGTACCAGTAGTTGCTAATCTGCTGATCGAGGAAAAGGATCTCAATACTTCTCTATCATCTGAACTATTATCTACTGCTTTAAATGATCTAGTATTGAGAATTTTACCAGAATCCCGTTTACCATCTTCAATTTCTTGGCAAAAAATAATACTGGGTAATAATGAAATTACACTTAAAGCTATTATATCACCTGTAAGCGAACCCACACCTCTTGAGATTTATTTAAAATTAGAGTTAATCGGCGGTCATGAATTGAAGCTAGAAAAGATCCAAGTCATGCAAAATGAAATCCCACTTTTAGAGGATGAGGATAGTTACAATCTCGATCTTGGCTCAGATGTCGATATTCAAGAACTCACTTTGACACCTGGTAAGCTGGTATGCCAAGGAAGAATTAATGTCAATCCTTGA
- a CDS encoding pseudouridine synthase produces MEARLQKILAQWGIASRRESEEMIRRSRVRINGVLAHLGQKVDPERDKISVDGKLLSVQQRPGLIYLLLHKPPGVVSTCYDPQGRKTVLDLLPPELSQGSGLHPVGRLDAESTGALILTNDGDLTFGLTHPSHSIPKTYQVVVKGHPDPAVLEMWRKGVVLEGRKTRPATVRLIESLAKNSHLEIVLQEGRNRQIRRVAQQLGYPVIKLHRTSIGSIQLQMPKLPFLGEGNYRYLQDAEIRCLKEYIKHLPIKVQQMSGAKK; encoded by the coding sequence ATGGAGGCACGGTTACAAAAAATTTTAGCTCAATGGGGTATTGCCTCACGTCGCGAATCAGAAGAAATGATTCGGCGATCGCGTGTGCGGATTAATGGCGTATTGGCTCATTTAGGTCAAAAAGTTGACCCAGAACGAGATAAAATTTCAGTTGATGGTAAGCTTTTGTCGGTTCAGCAGCGACCGGGTTTAATATATCTATTGCTACACAAACCACCAGGTGTAGTTTCCACTTGCTACGACCCTCAAGGAAGAAAAACAGTTTTGGATTTACTCCCCCCAGAATTAAGCCAAGGTTCAGGTTTACACCCAGTTGGTCGTTTGGATGCAGAATCTACAGGAGCATTAATTTTGACCAACGATGGCGACCTGACCTTTGGACTCACCCACCCCAGTCACAGCATTCCTAAGACCTATCAGGTTGTAGTCAAGGGACATCCTGACCCAGCAGTTCTAGAAATGTGGCGTAAAGGTGTGGTATTGGAGGGGAGAAAAACACGTCCCGCTACAGTGCGTTTAATAGAAAGTCTCGCAAAAAATAGCCATTTAGAAATAGTTTTGCAAGAAGGAAGAAACCGACAAATTCGCCGTGTAGCCCAACAGTTAGGATATCCAGTAATTAAGCTACATCGGACTTCTATCGGTTCAATTCAATTACAAATGCCAAAATTACCCTTTCTCGGTGAGGGTAACTATCGTTATCTTCAAGATGCTGAAATTCGCTGTTTAAAAGAGTATATTAAGCATCTACCAATTAAAGTTCAGCAGATGTCAGGAGCAAAAAAATAG